One region of Miscanthus floridulus cultivar M001 chromosome 19, ASM1932011v1, whole genome shotgun sequence genomic DNA includes:
- the LOC136525953 gene encoding uncharacterized protein, producing MTNIRSQRIEAPACNQSGSSQLEVYLISLRNNYKIVAKGKLVTTDSTRSIGGTVLGKEFVGVYVETLENNGNGNNGDEMLPRPLFSIKTMKDAIGFLVAWPRSHVKKLKSSTQAVPADDTSPPAPFLWLPAALVATFGFTLVWRRLLHGFFILPSRILKPSTSPCFSVFSALLFPSPLPLLR from the exons ATGACCAATATT AGATCTCAAAGAATTGAAGCTCCTGCTTGTAATCAATCAGGATCG AGCCAACTGGAAGTCTATCTTATTTCACTAAGAAACAATTATAAAATCGTGGCCAAAGGAAAGCTAGTGACTACTGATAGCACTCGAAGCATTGGTGGCACTGTGCTTGGAAAAGAATTTGTTGGGGTTTATGTTGAGACCCTTGAAAATAATGGCAATGGAAACAATGGAGATGAGATGTTACCTAGACCACTCTTTTCTATCAAAACTATGAAAGATgctattggctttcttgttgctTGGCCTCGTTCGCAT GTTAAAAAACTTAAGAGTTCAACTCAAGCTG tacccgcggacGACACCTCACCGCCGGCGCCCTTCCTTTGGCTTCCAGCCGCGCTCGTGGCCACATTTGGCTTCACGCTGGTGTGGAGAAGGCTCCTGCATGGCTTCTTCATTCTTCCTAGCCGCATTTTAAAGCCTTCGACGTCGCCGTGCTTCTCCGTTTTCTctgctctgcttttcccgtcgcctCTGCCGCTGCTCCGTTGA